The following is a genomic window from Aphis gossypii isolate Hap1 chromosome X, ASM2018417v2, whole genome shotgun sequence.
aatttataactctaACAGTCAATACTTTATTGgtgatgtaattaaaatagtgaTAGGGGTAGATGGTCTCCCTCTAAGTAAAAGTTCCTCAAGCTGTTTTTGGCCAATTCTTGGATATATTCGTAACCCTTGTTATAGACCATATGTTTTTCTTATTGGGTTGTATTGGGGCAAAGATAAACCTCTAAACTGCAATGATTTCTTACTAGATTTGGTGAATgaactgaaatatttatacaaaaatggttttcaaacaaaaaatggtataaaacGTGTTGTTGTAGATACTTTTTGTTGTGATTTACCAGCTAAAAGTTTTATTCTGAAGACCAAAGGTCATACaggttttttttcatgtacaaGATGTACAATTGAAGGTGTTTATTCTGAACATAGAGTTTGTTTTCCTGGTGTTGATTTTACCAAAAGAACTcacttagattttattaacCGAACAGATAAAGAATTTCATATGACAGATAACATTCCCATTATTACTGAAATACCTGAAATAAACCTTGTTGACAGTTTTAGCCTTGATTACATGCATCTTGTTTGCTTGggagtaacaaaaaaattaattttactatggcttggtattataaaaaatgctaCTACTTCTGTAAGACTTCAAAGTAAAAAggttatagatattaataaacaaatgttatttttaaaaaattcaatatgcAGTGATTTTTCTCGATTTCCAAGGGGTTTAAATGAAGTTCTTAGATGGAAGGCGACAGAATTTCGTCAGTTTCTATTATATACAGGCccagtagttttaaaaaatattattaatgataattgttacttacattttgtttgtttacatATTAGTTTTCGGATTCTATTAACTCAAAATAGCAGTTCAGACCTCATTAAATTTGtagaaaaattacttatatattttgttaatgaaTTTGAAGAATTATATGGTGGGCAATTTGTGTCACTTAATATACAcggtttattacatattattgaagATTATCACAAATACGGGCCTCTGGATAATTGTTCATGTTTTCCGTTTGAAAATTACATGAAAAccctaaaaaaaatgatacggAAACATGAAAAACCACTGGAGCAGGTTATAAATCGTTATAATGAATTTCAGACTTTCTGTAAAtctaatattcttaatatttctttgaattctattgaatatttaaaagaacatAATAGTGGGCCATTACTTGATGAATGTACTGGAcctcaatttaaaattgttattaaaaataatattaaaacaaagatTAAATCCTTATCAGATTGTTACATTGGATTTACTTATAATGGTAgtcttagtatttttaaaattgtcaatatctgtataaaaaaaagtgataagTCTAAAGTATTTATTGCTAAACAGTTTAAACACATTCaaccattttataaaacaccaattaatagtttaaagcTGGGTATAGGTACTGTGAATGAATTCTACGAACCACTTATTACTATTGATATAGAGAAAAAtgagtattcaaaatatttaattctaaataatactCAAGTGGGTAATGTTGCTTTTCCAATTCTACATTctgatattcaataattttaactgttattCCGTTATATTCTATAGGCATATatgatgtaaatatgtaattaatcatatatatgtaaacaattattaattaggtataggtTCTAATATTAAGATTgccaaaaaatagtatttattaatttaaaaaaaaataatgatagttaattaagtgtaatttttctaaattaaaatgaaattacctaccaataaatgttataactgaattaatatttttaatttttaatttatttaaatttatttatcaaacataGCTTATATTTGTACccttatttgtatatatatatatgtatataaattaataattcactacaaaacaaattacaataatatacaatatcatgCATccttgtatgtacctatattttaatattataatgtatatacctaatatagtcAGAAGATCAtttgtttaatacataatttatagtaggtGTAGTTATTTTGTACCTGTactatttaacattttgttttgttttaatttagatacttttaataaatatatatgatgaatgtaacaaaatattcagttgtacatttttatgatgatAACACAGTCGAGGCTGTACCTCAATTTTGGTTTCGCAAAAACAATGGTACGTGTGCCTGgccaaaaaaaacaaaaaaatttcataaacttGTTGAAAAACACTGTATACCAAATGAAATGGAATATGATTTCTTAGAAGCTAGAGAGATGTGTTCAGGAATaggtaatttaagttaattataaatggaaatttttaaatatatttttaatataattttggatATTTCTTCATTATATAGAATCCCTGATAAAAGCCAGAGAGAAAGCAAAAAAAGCCATGTTTGTTTCTGACCTTtctgatgatgatgataaagCTAATCGAAAAATCAAGCATAAGAAAACCCCATATTCAACAGCATCTTTAAGTTCATGTCcaatttatttaggtaatatatcatctatttatattttcctgtttaatgatatatttttttatatataatctgTGTATCTATTAACATTATAGATTCTGATGTTACTGAAAATAATGCAGcaattaatacatcaataaaacCAAACACTAAAATGATTAATCATGATGCACAATTTCAGTCACCTtctccaaaaaaatataaacaaataattgagaGCAAGCCTAATGGTTGGTCTCCATCTCCCCTAAAAGCATCAGCTTCaagtaattatatgtataattgcatattaaaaatgttaattgtataaatataatttcattgattttaaaaagtaatattctaaacaatgtttttcttataaaattaaatgtcattggcaatatattttaataatatttaaaattcatattatatttactaatttttgtaattgaattataaaatattataatatggtcaatggtcatattttattaaacacatatataagtacttattattatatttcattttctagAAGTAGCAAGAAAATTATCTTACGATAAAAGTCCTAAGTCAACATCTATCAAAAAACCAGGTGAGATATATAGCctgtttatgtatgtatttattattacctagttatttaataaatgtaaattattttacttggcAGTAAAACAATTGACGATTTTTGATAAACTATTATCTGATGGCGACGATAACATGTCTGCAGATGGTGCTGATGGTTATtatatgacaaaaataaatactcctATTTCATCATCAAAagtagaaattattaattcttcaGTGACTGATAAGAGTCAAGataaaagtatgtatatttctaaaaagtataacacatattatataatatatttttattatgaactgGATAAATGTGacaaatcaaatttttgtaaaataattatttaatcacatttaattattataattgtttttattatttactttttattaaaattgtctacAGCTTTCTTTCgtgtaatacataaatttactgATATTTTATGAGTGAGAGTGCCCATCTCTAGTttctatatagtaataaactacTACTATCCTTGaatttcacaaaaattattttattttaattgatttatatcataatatatatatattaaataaaaactagcttttaatttgttattatattataggttcaCAAAAGATGCTCAAAggtatattaagaaatattatatatttacaaactgATATAAAACATATCGAAATAAagcaaaatgaaatattaaataaattggaatCTATTGTATCAAATTATGGAAATAATAGCAAACAAGATGATTCTAATAATGTCAATGAATTACAAGACTGCAATTTTCCAAtcgatgatttatataatttaaatattatagaagaccaaattaatacaaatttaaattttaaaaaatgtttggtatGTATTTagtggtaaaatatattattatttttaatttaaataatgtaaaattattaaatattatttagatcacAAATGGCTTAGCtagataatatcaattttctgcagtaatcaattaaattattgtagttattttcacttttaactattattagttaaagtAGTTATATAGTctgttaaatatgtattattattcttttcatTTCAGgttcaatatttatcatacttgggaggtaataacattaattgtaCTATGAAGAGAATActgatgaaattatttactgaCAATTTACTATCTTTATTTTCGTATAATggtaaaaaaggaaaaaagaaattttgcGATCTGATTATTTGTCCTGTTATTTTTggtaagattattatattaactaaataatgttatttcttcatatttagataagtgtattatagctctatattatttattattatttaacagatGCTGTAAAATGTCAATCCAAATTTATGAATGTTTCACAAAACGAATTGGAAAGTAGAATCAAGTACCATTTAGCACAGGCACcattcaacattaaaaaaaacaataaacttgGATTAAATGCAGAAGCTGCAGACTAAAATTAGCTAAAAACCATAGGTTTTTTTAcagatgaatttttttacaattttaataaaataaaagctatattaaaatagtttattttctgcaatattctttataattattatttaagattttaataaataataagttgtcaattcattaatatttgttgtttttattacctttattattttaattttagaacttACCTAATcctacttttaatatattaataacatttcaagtattttatatagtggtttaacaaattctattttatttttaaatatttaattttattatttattaaatattggaatttaaatttaaaagaatgttTATTGTCAACATTggataaatattagaaatggGTTCAAAAAACcaactttcaatatttattaaatatttataaatgaaaaattaatgttgattaaatataaaatgtttaatatcaaatgttaaataaaagttaattcaatatatGTTTGTTGTGTGggattatttacatttaacttAGAAGTTAAAATATCTGTCTATGAGGATTGTTTGTTTGAAATGACTAGTTTCAATAAATCACTGTTGGAGTAGTAATTTAGCCAGTCGTAGTTTTTATAACGATTTCATCCACTGCGGAAGTGAGAGGTGTCACATTTGTTTTtggtgtaaataattataaccatgGTAATTGTATAACTAACATAACTTAACGCACTGTGTAAAAATATCcccattactataatatagcacTTTATATACagattttacacaatatacatattacatatataatataaatatatatatgtatgtatatggaTTCCAGGGGAGGATCACGTCATTTCAgctttaaattactttaacacGTGCGGCCAAAAAATGGATCATTATCGAAACGTTAATGTCGTGTGTCAATAAGAACGAAAATATAACTCATGTAGCAgacatgtaatatttatgtaagcaGCTAAAAACTAGCCTGAAAGAGAAAATGTCACAGATTAACTCGTAAACGACACCTGTCTACATGAACAAATTGtacataactttaaaaaaaaaccgcaaGAAACTACTAATAGTTCCgcgaaaacttaaaaacaaaattaaataaaattgtcattGTCGATTAAATCTTAAACATACTCTGGAAGTATGTTTaagccatatattatatatttttaaccacCTAATTCCCGGtgttaattaacaattaattaccCAACTGTAAATTGCTTACGTTTAAACACAGGTCCATTATGAAACCTAtcctatttatatacatatatacgtgtatatatattattataaacatgaaatttcgtttataatttctgtctaaacatattatatacaaaacagCGTATACATTACGGTGTCGTAACCGGGGGGAAACAGTAAGATGAGTGGTCCATTGGGGAGTACTTGTGCCACTGCCAAATCGAAGTTCTTTCTAGGTGGAATACGTATACAAGAACGGTCAttcatacacatattatattaatatcgtaaattaaaatatatcatgataCCAGCTGATATACAAGTGTacattaggtatacctacacgttttaataattataccaagTGTGTCTCACGagaattttctaatttaatttggtagAGTTGACGGACTTTGCGATAGGTAATCATATGGTTTTAAAACAGCATTTAAATCTTCATAGAGATCactttgttatattgttttaatatactcttatacctgttaaaaataacaaagtaaATGCATGTACATTTCGTGTAAAGCCTACGAATTTAACAATACAAAGgatattacaaaatagtaaatttgtatattttcactgtagttattctataaaaaaaatacgtcatTTGTACGTCAATCACACGTAGAGTAATCAGATGAGATAtgattaaattagttaagtcggttttaaatagaatacatacatattgaatgcgtattttaaaaaaaatgaactgtctataaacaaaaataaatgtcgaaaatcaaattaacaaTTCAGATAGTGTATTAATAgttgttttgttatattatggtttataataatatttttaagaattaaaacgatttttttttttttaatataactaaaaacaaaaaaaaatgctaatgAATGaactgtataatttgtatacatcataatattaggtaccataaaaataataaatataatataatgaaataatcaatttcaatAATGATGACACGATACCAGAAgtccataaattaatttgaaattcaaatgatatttaattgcaatttattttatttttaattttgttaaaatctcATTTGCcataggtaatttttattcagtatTGGGAGACGTGTTTGTCTAAAACCCATAGTAGTAATGTAATAGTGTGTAACAATACTTAGAGGgacgtacttatatatttttattattactataattacacCTTTGACTAAGTCATTCCACGATACTATGGAAATAACTCCCAAATAACTTGTCTTGTTCACAAGgtattacttttatacttttcgaattatatttgtatatcagCAAGgtgtcaatttaatttaattacttattattataataaacacagGTTGCGGTCCGTTGTCATTAAACCaaagtaaataacaatagtaataattaatattagttataataatgtaatggtggtatactacaataattgttttaattattataattaatttttatataaccaCGGTTGAATTATCATTGATTTATTACCTTCTATTGCCTTATTATTTAAGAGGAGTAAATGTATTCtaggaaaattatattatcccaCTATGGTATAAGATTCTCTAGAGTTATGATTATACTGAGAAATTGTGTCGAACCTTTAAATATTTCCTACCTGGGAATAATTGCATGTCCCACAGTTACTATATTCAGCACATCGTTCGAAACATACAAAATCAACAGTAACCGGTGTaatcgattttaataatataaatgggtaaacttcaaatgaaaaataaaacaatgtaatctaattttatactaatatacataatattaagatggttaatagataataaacatacatttagtaTAGAACGTTGTGGcccgtaaattatttaacaataatcgaTCAACACAATGATGATTTTGATTGACATGACGTTCAGGCTGAAAACTGTCTGATAGTATGTCATATGGtttgaaaatagtaaaacaagACATTATGTTTGGCTTTTTTTTGAGTGAAGGaagaaattatgttattattaggaCATATAAGTAGtgttatggttttataatcatttaaatatattccagAAGTTTCAATTTATGATGAAAGAGACTTAAAGTACAAGTTGTATATAGgtgatttttgtgttttaaaaaaaagtttgagttaAGAAAGAGCGTGGCA
Proteins encoded in this region:
- the LOC126551546 gene encoding uncharacterized protein LOC126551546; translation: MMNVTKYSVVHFYDDNTVEAVPQFWFRKNNGTCAWPKKTKKFHKLVEKHCIPNEMEYDFLEAREMCSGIESLIKAREKAKKAMFVSDLSDDDDKANRKIKHKKTPYSTASLSSCPIYLDSDVTENNAAINTSIKPNTKMINHDAQFQSPSPKKYKQIIESKPNGWSPSPLKASASKVARKLSYDKSPKSTSIKKPVKQLTIFDKLLSDGDDNMSADGADGYYMTKINTPISSSKVEIINSSVTDKSQDKSSQKMLKGILRNIIYLQTDIKHIEIKQNEILNKLESIVSNYGNNSKQDDSNNVNELQDCNFPIDDLYNLNIIEDQINTNLNFKKCLVQYLSYLGGNNINCTMKRILMKLFTDNLLSLFSYNGKKGKKKFCDLIICPVIFDAVKCQSKFMNVSQNELESRIKYHLAQAPFNIKKNNKLGLNAEAAD